The proteins below come from a single Gimesia alba genomic window:
- a CDS encoding PilV family protein produces MKLSLISTPHLINQRPGRAGSTLMEVLMSILIMSVGVISLASLFPVSILNGVQATNLTNGTILRYNAEALIDSFPGPLVHDPDADGNYLEHRSQGFYIVDPLGYYAAEDDNNTAATTLKIRFGNDGNGNRNPQVPRYDAGFYSVALAQALAATPTPTQAEAIATAKAVSRQNAFRYFSSQDSWTRLYDVIPVFDTTIPTPTPTSVMVDLSSSNIDLVGLKSIIDGAANGGRLVLFDSTGKQAQVRPLTSGNINDVTGVISWTNPLPANPLYEQISRVLIEIQDPRYSYFLTVRHEPNQVASVDVVVFFRRNLSPEFEALHDVEDFVEEWLPGPDGKPGVAGVNDDGINGTDDYGEFGALGSDDYKRTSFRLYFNANYTNPLLKKGGYIFDHQNARWYRIQNFEKSTNDDYADIVLEQPILESITRPSPRGGHLEGVIVMPNVVQVYSLGNKLDPDNP; encoded by the coding sequence GTGAAGTTATCTCTGATTTCTACCCCACATTTGATCAATCAACGGCCCGGTCGTGCGGGTTCCACGCTGATGGAAGTGCTCATGTCCATTTTGATTATGAGCGTTGGCGTGATCTCTCTGGCATCACTCTTTCCGGTTTCGATTCTGAATGGAGTGCAGGCAACCAATTTAACCAACGGCACCATCTTACGCTACAACGCCGAAGCCTTGATCGATTCCTTTCCCGGCCCACTCGTACACGACCCGGACGCTGATGGAAATTACCTTGAACATCGCAGTCAGGGATTCTATATCGTTGACCCTCTTGGCTACTATGCGGCCGAAGATGACAACAACACTGCTGCAACAACGTTGAAAATCCGTTTCGGTAATGACGGTAATGGAAATCGAAACCCGCAAGTTCCCCGGTATGACGCTGGTTTTTATTCAGTCGCTTTAGCACAAGCTTTGGCAGCAACACCTACACCGACACAAGCAGAAGCAATCGCAACAGCAAAAGCAGTCTCACGTCAAAATGCATTTCGTTATTTTTCCAGTCAGGATAGCTGGACTAGGCTTTATGATGTAATTCCGGTTTTCGATACCACTATTCCTACTCCGACTCCAACCTCAGTGATGGTTGATCTCTCTAGCAGCAACATTGATTTAGTTGGACTCAAGTCTATCATCGATGGAGCCGCGAACGGTGGTCGCCTGGTTTTATTTGACAGTACGGGAAAGCAGGCACAAGTACGCCCTTTGACTTCAGGTAATATTAATGATGTTACCGGCGTTATTTCCTGGACGAATCCGCTGCCTGCGAATCCGCTTTATGAGCAAATCTCACGAGTTCTGATTGAAATCCAAGACCCACGTTATTCCTACTTTTTAACAGTCAGACATGAACCCAACCAGGTTGCTTCTGTTGACGTGGTTGTTTTCTTCCGTCGAAACCTGTCGCCCGAGTTTGAAGCGCTGCATGATGTCGAAGACTTTGTTGAAGAATGGCTACCAGGGCCGGATGGCAAACCTGGTGTCGCTGGTGTCAACGATGATGGGATTAACGGAACTGACGATTATGGAGAATTCGGCGCACTGGGCTCTGATGATTATAAACGGACTTCATTCCGGCTTTATTTTAATGCGAACTACACGAATCCGCTTTTGAAAAAAGGGGGATACATTTTCGATCATCAAAACGCGCGTTGGTATCGCATTCAAAATTTTGAAAAGAGTACCAATGATGATTATGCAGATATTGTTCTGGAACAACCAATTCTAGAGTCGATTACCCGTCCTTCACCCCGTGGTGGGCACTTAGAAGGGGTCATTGTGATGCCGAATGTTGTCCAGGTCTATTCTTTGGGAAACAAGCTCGATCCAGATAATCCTTAA